A region of the Chlamydia felis Fe/C-56 genome:
CTGTATAGTGGAGAAGCTCTTTCTTATATTATTCTATGAGTTTCATTTTCCTCTCCTGTTAAGAAGAAACTTTTAATATAACAATAAAAGAGTGGAAGAATTAGAAACTAAAGAGCAGTCTTATTAATGACTATGCTAAGCAATTGTTTTGGGATAGAAATTAGCAATATACCGAAGTTTTGAAAAGCATCTGAAAATCTTCGCGTTACCTATAGACGAAACTTTTATATTTCTCGATACGTTCTTGTTTTTCATTTTATTCTAGGGAATGCTGTGGATGGAATTTCTAACTGCTTCGGCACGAATCTAAGGACTTCTATTTGTCTTTCTACGCGTGCATCTAAAAGCTATTGTCTTGTGAATATTACTGCCATAGCTTTGTGTTTCATTATACTGGGGATACAGATGGCTGTTTTTGTATCCTCCAGAACCTGTATAAGCGTTCTTTATGTTATTTTTGTTAGTTTTACTCTACTAGCGTCTATTTTGCTTGCCTGCGTGGCTGTTTACAATCTTTTTCATTTCCGAACTACCTCACGACGCTATCAAGATGCTCAAGAAATACTGAATCTGCGGATACGTAATCGAGAAGTTATAGAGCAAGAACTTAACAGACAATTGCAAGAACAAAGAATAGAGTTGGATTACCTTAAAGAAGAAAGCACGATACAATTCGAAAGAGCTCAGCATATTGAAGAAAGATATAGCGAATATATGCATCGATTTGAGGCAGATAAAGCAGATTTAGAACAACAACTCCAGGACTGTAGGGAAGAGATCATTAATCTATCTCGGGACTTGGAATCTCGACTTTCAGAGGCGAGTATACAGACAGAACGGCCCTCTAGCGATGATGAGGATGAATATAACGCTAGTTGGTTTGAAGCTGCTAATATTTTAGAATCTCCAAATCGAGAATCAGACATTACTTACATGACTGTAGAAGAAGGTAATATAGATAACGGTTCTTCTTCAGAACATGAATATTCTAGATAGCTTGCAACATAAAGATGTTAAAACAGGCTTCTCACCATTATGAGAGCCTGTTTTCTTGTTTTATAATTGAGGCAACCTATTGATGCGCTTGGTTTTAAGAACAAATAACTTGCTATTAAATGCAAAGGGTGTATTGAATGTTTAAAAATTATTCGAATTAGAATTCGTTGTTTATTATATGGCTATGTTTAAGCGAGCAACTTATGAAACTTTCCTCCTCCTTAAGACTTGCTAGTGCGCAGCAACTAAATCCCTGTCATTATCGTATCAATAAACCTTACCTTGTTCTTATTACTTCCGTCATTACAACAATTCTAGGTCTAGCTGTGATAGCTGCTAGTATAGCTTTGCTTGTGCTGTTTGGGGCTCAAGCATCAGCTGTGTTTAATGGGCTTATGGTTGGTGTGATTCTAGGAATAGCTCTTCTCCTTCTTATAGGAGGGATCCGTTCTGCTCTTATCCTTAATTTAACCTGTGTACGCAAGAAAGAGATTTCTGGATTTTCTAAGACTCTAAAGGAGTTTCAAGATCTTTTGCAAGACCGACAAAAACATATATCAGAACAAGAAAATTTTATTGCGAGTCTCCAGAATCAGCTAGATGAAGAATCGAACAAATATAATAAGCTGTTGACGACTAAACAAGAAGAATTGACAAGCCTCACTCGAAGATATATTGCTACAACTAGCGAAAGTTCGAATTTGGAGGAAACAGTTAATAACTTACGCTCGGAGTTAATGGAATTGAGAAGTTCATCAAGCGAACTCATAGATAAACTTCGAACTAACGTGGAGCTACTCCACGCAGAATCTATAATAGCTCGTCAAGCTATGGAGGCAGAACAAGTCATTGCCAGCAACTTAAGCCACCTTTCTGAAAGCCTAAAATTTAAGCTTCAAGAAAAAGAACAAGAAATTGCTGACAAGGAGCAGGAAGTTCAAGTTTTGATACACAAGGTATCCGAGCTGCAACAAGAAATTTCCGACCTTCAGTTTTTCATTACCGATAACATAGATAAGCAAGCACTCCCAAGTGATGTTAGTGAAGGTTTGGAAGCAAAACTTACTACATTGAAAGGTAAGATTGAATGTCTTTTATCCTTTATCTCTGATGGCATAACAAATAATGACATCGCAATTTCGGCAGGGCATCACTTAATGCTAAAAATAAAAGAATTACGCGATGACATTTCTAATATTCAAGACAGTGTGACTGTCTTAATGACCGTGCAACCTGAAAAGGATTCCCAAAACAAGGAGGAATAAAACTTAGACTTCTCTTTGTTGTACTAATTAACGATTAAACGCTAGAGTCTCTGGGATGGAGATTTTTAAGAATACCTTTCTCTAAATGCAAATGACTGTTTTGTGAACATATAATGCGCAAACATTCTTCGGGAGTCACTACGTTGGTCATTAGAGTATCTAGAAGTTGCTGACAAGCGAGTTTCTGCTTTTCTTTAGATTTGGGTTTAGCAAGGATATCTATAGCCGCAGCTACTTCTTCGGGATTGAAATCGTGTTTACCACCTATGAACTCAGGAAAAATAATCGATCCCGTAATGATATTAGGGAGTGAATACGCAGGCATGAGAATCTTAAAGATGTATTTTGCTAAAAAGGTGTCAATAGGTCCAAGAAGGCAGGTAACAATTGTCGGGGTTTGATTTAAAGCTGCCTCAAGGACAATTGTTCCACATTTTGCCAAAGCGCAATCGCAATCTCTCATTAATTGATAACGGAATGTTGAAGAGATGATTTTACCACGACAACCCTCTTTTTCTAGGACATCTAGGATGTTCTTATCGTACTTAGGGTTACAAGAGGATACGAGAATCTGATGTGATTGTGCCAATGATGAAGCTAGAAAGGCTCGTATTTGTACTTGTAAGTTTCTAAAAATGTCGCCAGGGCGACTGCCAGGAAATAACGCAACAATGG
Encoded here:
- a CDS encoding IncA family protein, whose product is MKLSSSLRLASAQQLNPCHYRINKPYLVLITSVITTILGLAVIAASIALLVLFGAQASAVFNGLMVGVILGIALLLLIGGIRSALILNLTCVRKKEISGFSKTLKEFQDLLQDRQKHISEQENFIASLQNQLDEESNKYNKLLTTKQEELTSLTRRYIATTSESSNLEETVNNLRSELMELRSSSSELIDKLRTNVELLHAESIIARQAMEAEQVIASNLSHLSESLKFKLQEKEQEIADKEQEVQVLIHKVSELQQEISDLQFFITDNIDKQALPSDVSEGLEAKLTTLKGKIECLLSFISDGITNNDIAISAGHHLMLKIKELRDDISNIQDSVTVLMTVQPEKDSQNKEE